The DNA region TTGAGCATGCGGATTAAATTGATTCTGTGGCAATAATGGTTGGTTGATTGTTATTCGCTGCGCTTTCGTCTTCGGTAGGCCCTAAAGCTCCAATTTCACGCAGGCTCGCTTGGCGCCAGCCCTACTTATCTCACATCAACAGGGACTGTTTTTAGTAAAATGGCTGCTAGTTCCAGTCTTGGTAACCCTTTTATTGGCGACGGTTCCGTTGCAGGAATTCGATAAGCAGTTTGCTCACCGCCTCTGGTTGCTCTTGCTGCACCCAGTGTCCGGCAGCCACCAGGTGGACCCCTTGCATATTTGTGCATGCGCTGTTCTGCATTTGTTCGAGTGCGCCGGGGCTTTGGTAGGATCCCCAATCGTTGGCTCCCGCGATGAAGAGGGATGGCTGATCGATTGTCCGGCCGGCGAACAGCTCAATCTCAGCTGAACCGACACCTCCTGATCGGTACCATTGAAGTCCACCCTGGAAACCCGTTCGCTCAAATTCCTCACTGTAAATCCGCAATTCTTCCTCCGGTAACCATTTGCAGGCGGAGATCTCTGCCGCTGTTGGCATTTCACTGTTCACGGTTTCTGCCATGCCCTTGTCCAAGTCCATGATGTAATACCTGGGCATCCTGGACATTCGGTCTGCAGTCCGGGCCTTGAGAGTGAACGGTTTGTTGCCTTCCCAGTCAGCACTCTTGAAATGGTAGTAACCACGTAAAAATGCATGGATCCCTTGAGGAGCGTTTCGCATATCATCATTTGCCTCACGCGTCTTGTAATACTCCTGGTAATGTTTCCGTGGACTTGGAAGCGCAGCCAAATCGTCAGACAACTTGGATGCCCTTGTTTGATCGATCACTGTTTGTTGATTGTTGGTTGTATCAAATGGCAGCGAGGGGGTACCGCTAAAAGGGGCGCTCATCAAAACGACGGAACGAAATACATCCGGTCGCGAGACCGCGCACCACGCAGCGATGGGAGAACCAAAATCATGGCCAACCACTGCGGCAACCGAACGGTAACCAAGGGCTGAAATCAACCCAAGCGCATCCCTGACTACGTTGAGTCGCCTGTATGAGTCTAGATCGCCGTCGTAATCAGGATCCCAACCAGTCGTACGGCCGTAGCCACGTTGGTCGGGTGCGACCACATGGTATCCCGCTTCGGCAAGAGGCAGCATCACCTTTCTCCAGCTGTAAGCCAGTTCGGGAAACCCATGAAGCAGTAACACGCACGGTCGATTTTCTCCTTCGAAGCCAGCTTCCAGAATGTGCATATTCAGGCCGTTGACGTGGTTCACAAACCTGGAACGTATTCCGTGAGGCAGCACATCTTTGGGGTAAGTCACTTTTTCGTTTGGTATTGTTTTTTCTTGGGATTCGAAGCGGGTTGCCCGATGAGTTTCATTGTTCGGCTCCGCAGATCTTACGATAGGCTGTATCACCAGCATACCGAGGGTGAACACGATTCCTTGCAACAGCTGGCGTTGGGATAGGATTCCGCATTCCAACCGAGTGAGCAGATGCTTATTTGGCGTGGGCACAATTTCTTTTCAGATAGGTAGGCGTGAAAAATCAAACTGTGAGATTTATTTTTGTACCGTCATTTATAGAGTGTTAACACGTCCGAATCAACTGATTCAAGATAGTCCATAAGTTGCTTGTGTAGTTCATTTGCTTTTCCCGGTTGGGTTTTCGCCAAGTCTTTTGTTTCACCGAGGTCTTCCTTCAAGTTGAAAAGCAGCTGTTTTTCTTCGGTCCAGAATTTTACCAGTTTGTAATCGCCAACGCGGATGGACGTGTGTGGATAACCGTCGGTGTAGCGATGAAACACGAGCCCCGGATTGGGCCGCTGGACGGTTCCCTGTCCTTCGTTTTCGAGCAGGGCACGGAAACTACCTCCATCAATGTCGTTGGGCATGGGCTTTTTGTATCCCACTATGTCGGCAATCGTCGGTAAAATATCCCAACCGACAACCGGAACATTGCAAAATGAATTGGGCGTTACACCTGGACCGCGCACAATAAATGGCACACGGATTCCACCCTCAAACGTTACCCACTTGCCGCCGCGTAATGGAGCGTTACGGCTTGGGATTTCGTAAGTCGTGGGATTGGCAAGATTGCGAGAAGTGTCAGGTGGAATCCACCCGGCCGCGCCGTTGTCAGCCATGTAAATAACATAGGTTGAATCGGCGATTCCCAACTCGTCGATCATGTCCAGAATCTTCCCGACTCCGACATCGAGGTCCTCGGTCATTCCTCCAAAGGCAGGCACATTGTGTTTTTCGCCTTTAGGCAATTGCTGGTATTTTTCGAGGGACTCGCGGCGTGTCTGCATGGTCACATGCACCGCCCAATGAGAAATTTGGAGGTAAAACGGGTTCTTATCTTTTACACTGCGCATCATGAAATCGAGTGATCGATCGGTCAGGCTGAAAATTCGTTTGGGATCTTCCGTAACGGTATATTTGCTCCACTTCTCCTTGTTATCGAAGTCGGAAGTAATGCTGCCGGGTTGATTTCCCATATTGCCGTCGCTTTCATCGTAGCCGAAATGTTCCGGCGCAATGTCCGTGCGGTGATCCCACTTCCCGAAATGCGCCGCCACATAGCGGGAGTCCACTGATTTTAGTAACCGCGGAATTGTCAGGTGAGTATTTCCCACCGGATACTTTTCCCCATAAACTTCGTCGCCCTGGCGCACAGGCATCTGTCCTAGCTGCAGACTACGGCGAGTCGGGCTGCACAGCGCTGCCGGGGCATAACCCTGGCTGAAGCGCATGGCCTGGCTCGCAAAACGCTCGAGGTTGGGCGTCTGGAAAAAGTCGCTCCTAGAGTCTTTTCGCGACGGGTGCATTTGCACTGAGGTGGCAGGCCACCCTTGGTCGTCAGTCAAAATAAACACGAAGTTCGGCGAGCTCGTCGCGGCTTGTGCGGTTGGTGTTGCGGCCCCTGTTAACAAGGCAACAACCAAACTCGGTGCAAGAGTCAGAAATTGGAGACGTAATAATGGATTCTTTTTCATAGGGACAAATTTTTCATCCAATGTTCAGTTACTAGAAACACTTCTTATTTGATGGCCACCAAACTCTGAGTGGTTCGAAAGAAAAGTACACCTTGGGAAATGGCCGGAGTTGCCAAACAAGGTTCGCCCATTGGGTTGTTCGCGAGTACTTTGAATTCAGGTCCGGGGGCCAGGACGTGGACGAATCCGTTTTCGGAGGCACAGAAAATTTTACCGTCAGAGGCTACGAGCGAAGCAATGATAGAGGCAGGAGGAGGCAGTTTCTCGACGTAAAGTTCTTCTCCGGTTATGGCGTTAAAGCAGCGGATGATACTCGATGAGCCCAGATAGATATAGTCTCCGTAGACAACTGGCGTGGACATGTAGGAACCGCCTTTTAAAGTACTCCAAACCATGGCATCGCTGGTTGGACCATCCTTGGTAGGTGTAATGTCGCCACGGGCTTCAGGACGAACTACGTAGATGGGAGATTTTCCGCCGTGAGCACTGGTGATGTAAATCCAATCGTTGGCGACGAAGGGTGTTGGGATAGGATTGTCTCCACCATCATGAATCTTCCATAGCTCTTCACCGGTATTGAGATCGTAGGATATTATCCACGGCCAGCCGTTGATGACGACTTGAGTGGTATCTGGTCCTTCGTGAATCAGCGGCGTTCCCCAACTGCGTTCTGAAATGTCCTTGCGCGAGACTCGCCAAAGTTCCTTGCCGTCGGAAAGACGGAGCGTTACGAGGAAAGGATTCGAAGGGTCGTCGCAGGTTAGAACGATGTGGTTTTTATGAATGGCAGGTGAACTGGCATAGCCCCAGCCGATGCTGTACTTGCTGATGTTGATGACGCCAAGGTCACGGCTCCATTTGAGATTTCCATCGAGATCGTAACAGTAAAGTCCTTCGGATCCGAAGAAGGCGACGAGGTTCTCACCATCTACGCTTAGGGTTGTGTTGGCTTGAGTAGCCTTAACGTGGCGGGTGGTGCGAGGCAGCCCCTGGTATGCCGTTTTATTCCAAAGTTTCTTCCCGGTGGATTTATCAAAACAAAAAATGACCCAGCGATGATTCCGGGAATCATCTGCTGCCGTTGGCGCTCCACCAGGTCCTAGAACAAGGGCAGCTTCTTCACCTTCCGGGATCGCGGTGCATACAAAGATACGGTCGCCCCATACAACGGGACTAGAGTGTCCAAGTCCTGGTATCGGTGCACGCCAGAGGACGCCTTCCGGCTTTTTGGCTTCAGGATCCGCGTTCCAGTTCGAGGGTAGAGGGTAACCCTCGATTACGCCAGTTGCTCCGAGTCCGCGGAATGCAGGCCAGTTTTGAGATGAGTCTGCTCCAAGAGTGGTGAGAGCAAAGGTAATCCAGGTAAAGGTCAGTGCTAGTCGTTTTAAAAAAATCATAGGTGTCTCCAGTCGCTAGTGCGTGAGGTAGATAATTAAAGAGCCTTGCGAGAACAGAAACAAGTTACTTTTTGCTCTCCAGAAAATACAGAATCAAACGTATCTTTCCGGTATCGGCTTAACAAAACACAGATGGTATTGAAATCAAAATTTCTCCCAGGGAGCCCTATTGATGACGGGATTATGGGTGGGATAGATTCGGTTGAATTCTTCCGCGACAATCTTCGAATTGGTTTTGTTTCGATAAGCTTTCAGAAGCGGATCGCCGCTAGACTTCATTCGGTTCTCCATAGCTTTGCGCATCGTTGCCAATTGATCTTTGTATTTCGGCGACTCGGCAAGATTCGTTAGACAGCCAGGATCGTTGTCCAAATCGTAGAGTTCCTCCAATGTTCGATAGCGGTACATTTGGACGCGCGCTAACACAGCGGGATCAGTAGCGGCCGCTGCCTCCATCGTTCTCATGACTGCTACTTCATTGTTGTTCCGGTAGTAATATCCATCCCGGACCCACATATTATAGATGTATCCATATTTCTTATTCTGAATACAGCGCATGGGGATTGCCGCCAGGTCCACCTTGGAATCGACCTGCGTGTAGACATAGTCGCGACCCGCATCGTTTGCCTGGCCTTTTAAGACTGCGAGAAGCGATCGCCCATCCGACTTCTTCAACGATTTCATTCCCAATGCGTCCAATACAGTTGGGAAAAAATCAACGCCTGCGACCAGGCTATCATTTTGAGAACCTGCTTTAACGACTCCCGGCCATTGAACGAGCAATGGGGTCAGCGTGCTGGCAAGGTAGGTGTTACACTTGGCAAACGGTGTGGCCATGCCATTGTCTGATAAAAAAACAATGAGGGTGTTTTCACGCATCCCGGATTCGTCCAAAGCTTGCATGACTTTCCCAAAAGTATCGTCCATTCTTTTGGTAGAATTATAGTAGTGCGACAGCGGGACACGAATTCCGGGAACGTCTGGCAGGTGCGAAGGAACCGTCACTTCTTCTGGTGCATAAATGCGTGAAGGATGTTCTGCGCCCCTTATCGCTCCAATTTCAGGATCATACCAAGGCAAATGTGGATCTTCGGAATTCGCCATGAAGTAGAAAGGTTTTCCCGCCTCTTTGCATTGTTTGAGAAATGCGGCTGTGCGCTCGTAATAAATGGTCGGGTTTCGTCCATCGCCCATATCCTTCCGGTCGAAGGCGTAATCCCATTGGTAGGAATACTTGGGGGTCGAGTGTACCAGCTTCCCAATTACTCCCGTCATATAGCCGGCCGCACCCAAGGTTTCTTGAACCGTAACGATCTCATCGCGAACCGGCAAGAACCCCATCGAACCACTATTAAACCCATACAACCCACTCGCTAGTATTTTCCGACTGGGCTCGCAAATGGCGGTATTGACATGCGCGTTGGTGAAGCGGATTCCGTTGTTCGCAAATCGATCAAGGTTCGGAGAGATGTCTTCTACCGTCGAGCCATAGCAACCCAGAGAGTCTCGATGCAAATCGTCCGCCGTGAACAGTAAAATATTCAAAGGAGGCGATTCGGCAAAGCTGGCTGCTCCGAACAGACTTAAGGTCAAAATAATCGCTGAAGGTTTTAAGAACCTGAAGTGTGTTTTCATAAAGAAACTAAGATGGGATATCATGGATCGCTGGTAGGGGATTTCTGTTGGGTAATATCGTTTTGTAACTCGGAAGAACAATAAAGTTGGAGTCTGAATTTATCTCAGAATTTTCCACTTAGTTGTTCGGCCACCACTGTGTACCCCGCTGGGTTGAAGTGCGTACCGTCTTGGACAAAAAGCTCAGGTCGGGACTTGCCCTTGTCATCAAGAAAGGCTTCGAACAAATCAATGTATTCAAAATTCTCTTCCGTTTGTGCGAGCTCGGCGAGTAGTCCGTTCATCTCACGGATAACGGCAAGCATTTCCGGTGAGTTGCTTGCACGTAACACCTGAGGCAGCCCGATATGGTAGATGCGCGTGTCGGGTAAGGTAGCGTGGATTTTGGCACTAAAAGCACGAGCGGCGTCGCGGACTTGTTCGGGCGACTTTCCTGAGCTGAGGTCGTTGCCGCCAGCATTGAGCAGGATGGTCTTTGGTGCATAGGGCAGCACGATGCGATCGGCATAGTGCAAAATGTCTGTCAGGCGTCCGCCGCCGAAACCTCGATTTATGAGCCTGTGTTGCGGAAAATAGTCACCTACATCGGTCCAGCGGCGAGCGTTTGATCCGCCGATGAGCAGTACCGCCCCTTTCGGAGGAGGTGTCCTCGCATCCGTCTCCTCGAATTTCTTGATCGTATCTTCCCAACGCTCAGGGCCACGGACGGTCTTCGCTGCTATTTCGGCTTGATCGCTTTTTATTGTCTGCCCGGTGGCGATTAGCAAGCTGACCATTGGGCTTGCCAGGAGTATGGCAAACGCGAGGTGCCGGATTGATTTGAATCTATGCATAAGAGCTGGTGCAAAGGATTCTTGAAATTATGAACTTTTTCAAGAGTTACATTTATGAATTGTCCAAGGTGTTTGTATTGATTGGTACGGTGTGTAACGAATTAGAACAGAATAATCAAGGCTGAGACTTTCTCTTGCTTTCAAA from Verrucomicrobiota bacterium includes:
- a CDS encoding GDSL-type esterase/lipase family protein, with protein sequence MHRFKSIRHLAFAILLASPMVSLLIATGQTIKSDQAEIAAKTVRGPERWEDTIKKFEETDARTPPPKGAVLLIGGSNARRWTDVGDYFPQHRLINRGFGGGRLTDILHYADRIVLPYAPKTILLNAGGNDLSSGKSPEQVRDAARAFSAKIHATLPDTRIYHIGLPQVLRASNSPEMLAVIREMNGLLAELAQTEENFEYIDLFEAFLDDKGKSRPELFVQDGTHFNPAGYTVVAEQLSGKF
- a CDS encoding alpha/beta hydrolase, translating into MPTPNKHLLTRLECGILSQRQLLQGIVFTLGMLVIQPIVRSAEPNNETHRATRFESQEKTIPNEKVTYPKDVLPHGIRSRFVNHVNGLNMHILEAGFEGENRPCVLLLHGFPELAYSWRKVMLPLAEAGYHVVAPDQRGYGRTTGWDPDYDGDLDSYRRLNVVRDALGLISALGYRSVAAVVGHDFGSPIAAWCAVSRPDVFRSVVLMSAPFSGTPSLPFDTTNNQQTVIDQTRASKLSDDLAALPSPRKHYQEYYKTREANDDMRNAPQGIHAFLRGYYHFKSADWEGNKPFTLKARTADRMSRMPRYYIMDLDKGMAETVNSEMPTAAEISACKWLPEEELRIYSEEFERTGFQGGLQWYRSGGVGSAEIELFAGRTIDQPSLFIAGANDWGSYQSPGALEQMQNSACTNMQGVHLVAAGHWVQQEQPEAVSKLLIEFLQRNRRQ
- a CDS encoding PQQ-binding-like beta-propeller repeat protein codes for the protein MIFLKRLALTFTWITFALTTLGADSSQNWPAFRGLGATGVIEGYPLPSNWNADPEAKKPEGVLWRAPIPGLGHSSPVVWGDRIFVCTAIPEGEEAALVLGPGGAPTAADDSRNHRWVIFCFDKSTGKKLWNKTAYQGLPRTTRHVKATQANTTLSVDGENLVAFFGSEGLYCYDLDGNLKWSRDLGVINISKYSIGWGYASSPAIHKNHIVLTCDDPSNPFLVTLRLSDGKELWRVSRKDISERSWGTPLIHEGPDTTQVVINGWPWIISYDLNTGEELWKIHDGGDNPIPTPFVANDWIYITSAHGGKSPIYVVRPEARGDITPTKDGPTSDAMVWSTLKGGSYMSTPVVYGDYIYLGSSSIIRCFNAITGEELYVEKLPPPASIIASLVASDGKIFCASENGFVHVLAPGPEFKVLANNPMGEPCLATPAISQGVLFFRTTQSLVAIK
- a CDS encoding sulfatase, giving the protein MKTHFRFLKPSAIILTLSLFGAASFAESPPLNILLFTADDLHRDSLGCYGSTVEDISPNLDRFANNGIRFTNAHVNTAICEPSRKILASGLYGFNSGSMGFLPVRDEIVTVQETLGAAGYMTGVIGKLVHSTPKYSYQWDYAFDRKDMGDGRNPTIYYERTAAFLKQCKEAGKPFYFMANSEDPHLPWYDPEIGAIRGAEHPSRIYAPEEVTVPSHLPDVPGIRVPLSHYYNSTKRMDDTFGKVMQALDESGMRENTLIVFLSDNGMATPFAKCNTYLASTLTPLLVQWPGVVKAGSQNDSLVAGVDFFPTVLDALGMKSLKKSDGRSLLAVLKGQANDAGRDYVYTQVDSKVDLAAIPMRCIQNKKYGYIYNMWVRDGYYYRNNNEVAVMRTMEAAAATDPAVLARVQMYRYRTLEELYDLDNDPGCLTNLAESPKYKDQLATMRKAMENRMKSSGDPLLKAYRNKTNSKIVAEEFNRIYPTHNPVINRAPWEKF
- a CDS encoding sulfatase, with the translated sequence MKKNPLLRLQFLTLAPSLVVALLTGAATPTAQAATSSPNFVFILTDDQGWPATSVQMHPSRKDSRSDFFQTPNLERFASQAMRFSQGYAPAALCSPTRRSLQLGQMPVRQGDEVYGEKYPVGNTHLTIPRLLKSVDSRYVAAHFGKWDHRTDIAPEHFGYDESDGNMGNQPGSITSDFDNKEKWSKYTVTEDPKRIFSLTDRSLDFMMRSVKDKNPFYLQISHWAVHVTMQTRRESLEKYQQLPKGEKHNVPAFGGMTEDLDVGVGKILDMIDELGIADSTYVIYMADNGAAGWIPPDTSRNLANPTTYEIPSRNAPLRGGKWVTFEGGIRVPFIVRGPGVTPNSFCNVPVVGWDILPTIADIVGYKKPMPNDIDGGSFRALLENEGQGTVQRPNPGLVFHRYTDGYPHTSIRVGDYKLVKFWTEEKQLLFNLKEDLGETKDLAKTQPGKANELHKQLMDYLESVDSDVLTLYK